The Granulicella sibirica genome has a segment encoding these proteins:
- a CDS encoding response regulator transcription factor codes for MGPRIPETGSFEAVETYLLRGAMMSASPNLLPNLLWIDFLVKREKLDLPLSLPKSFAVQPVRWPFDLCHVMKSTAPWAACFDFDTPTRKGLEVLERVRSRFQSLPVVMLTTSKSKIHQRWAVQQQIWDYIQKPCTVKTVCDSLRPLHAEPSVNVVGTTAQPKLSSPEFNKLSPAVAYLRANYPDKIPLAKAADMCDLSPFQFSRIFKKVNGITFQDYVVQLRIRRAAELMKQRRSSVTDAAFEVGFNDLSYFARMFRKQIGMCPSRYRADTGPSQIALFPQLERAELQDSATSVARKS; via the coding sequence TTGGGCCCAAGAATCCCTGAAACGGGATCGTTCGAAGCCGTCGAAACCTATCTCCTGCGTGGTGCCATGATGTCCGCTTCCCCTAACCTTCTTCCAAACCTCTTGTGGATCGATTTTTTAGTCAAGCGAGAGAAGCTTGATCTTCCGCTCAGTCTTCCAAAGAGTTTCGCCGTGCAACCGGTGCGATGGCCGTTCGACTTGTGTCATGTGATGAAGTCGACTGCGCCGTGGGCGGCGTGCTTCGACTTCGACACTCCGACTAGAAAGGGCCTGGAGGTCCTGGAGCGCGTGAGGAGCCGATTTCAATCCCTGCCCGTGGTAATGCTGACGACAAGTAAATCGAAGATTCATCAGAGGTGGGCCGTCCAGCAGCAGATCTGGGACTACATCCAAAAGCCCTGTACGGTGAAGACGGTGTGCGACTCGCTACGGCCACTTCATGCAGAGCCGTCGGTAAACGTGGTCGGGACGACGGCACAACCTAAACTGAGTTCGCCGGAGTTCAACAAGTTATCGCCGGCCGTGGCGTATCTCCGCGCCAACTATCCCGACAAAATTCCTCTGGCGAAGGCCGCAGATATGTGCGATCTGAGCCCGTTTCAGTTTAGCCGGATATTCAAAAAGGTGAACGGCATAACCTTTCAGGATTATGTCGTGCAGCTTCGTATTCGCCGCGCGGCAGAGTTGATGAAACAGCGGCGGTCCTCGGTGACAGATGCTGCGTTTGAAGTCGGATTCAATGATCTCTCTTACTTTGCGCGCATGTTTCGCAAGCAAATTGGTATGTGTCCATCGCGATATCGGGCAGATACGGGACCATCGCAGATTGCACTGTTTCCGCAGCTTGAGAGAGCAGAACTGCAAGATAGTGCTACTTCCGTTGCAAGAAAGTCCTAG